Proteins from a genomic interval of Scophthalmus maximus strain ysfricsl-2021 chromosome 22, ASM2237912v1, whole genome shotgun sequence:
- the brd2a gene encoding bromodomain-containing protein 2a isoform X2, producing MDMAVNPLLDSSLIGVDVGFMGVTAMDQGSGAAGKRIRKPSLLYEGFESPGMPPISQMTALGPPQPPVKDPNRQGKMTNQLQFLQKVLLKSLWRHHFAWPFHEPVDAAKLSLPDYHKIIKNPMDMGTIKRRLENNYYRSATECMQDFNTMFTNCYIYNKPTDDIVLMAQSLEKAFLQKVAQMPQDELEMPPPTPRSKPVKPGRKGKVSGGVTTAHQVPAVSQSAYSPPTPETPDSILSTPPQTLMSKSLPPVLPIEQSIPTITSLPPTQPTAKKKGVKRKADTTTPTTVAMPIMSTMGVSGISLGMGDGHNSPLTLTSLGVDHNSGLGMNQGLSMSQGMGLGLGMGMGMGMGMGMGMGRGTVMMGTKAAGNSRRGASGRPIKPPKKDLPDSILPTPVRRSKLSPQLRYCNGVLKELLSKKHAAYAWPFYKPVDASTLGLHDYHDIIKQPMDLSSIKRKMDGREYRDAQQFSADVRLMFSNCYKYNPPDHDVVAMARKLQDVFEFCFAKMPDEAPAPPSSSSSSSSSSSSSESELSSESEESESSPSSDSEEERANRLAELQEQLKAVHEQLTALSQGPIVKPKKKKEKKDKKKKKKVEKEKHRRVEEEPPPPPPVKPVKAPKITKTPKAKTNRAVACPVIPVKKAPSKKNNKSKAKKSGMMFSMPPPVHDPIVSHFDSDEEEETAPMSYDEKRQLSLDINKLPGEKLGRVVYIIQSREPSLRDTNPEEIEIDFETLKPSTLRELERYVMTCLRKKPRKPYASKTNSAGKSREELALEKQLELERRLMDVSGQLNSGKKPTKTKQKPATDTHIQPSRLSASSSSSDSSSSSSSSSSSDTSESDSG from the exons ATGGATATGGCTGTTAACCCGCTCCTTGACAG CTCCCTTATTGGGGTTGATGTTGGCTTCATGGGAGTCACAGCGATGGACCAGGGTTCTGGCGCCGCTGGAAAACGCATCCGAAAACCCTCACTGCTCTACGAGGGCTTTGAGAGTCCTGGGATGCCCCCCATCAGTCAGATGACCGCGTTGGGACCCCCGCAGCCCCCGGTGAAAGACCCCAACCGACAGGGCAAGATGACCAACCAACTCCAGTTCCTACAGAAAGTCCTGCTCAAGTCTTTGTGGCGGCATCACTTTGCCTGGCCCTTCCATGAACCTGTAGACGCAGCCAAGCTCAGCCTGCCC gACTATCATAAGATCATCAAAAATCCCATGGACATGGGCACCATTAAGAGGAGGTTGGAGAATAACTACTACCGCAGTGCCACCGAGTGCATGCAGGACTTCAACACCATGTTTACCAACTGCTACATTTataacaag CCCACAGATGATATCGTACTCATGGCCCAATCCCTGGAGAAGGCATTCTTGCAGAAAGTGGCTCAGATGCCCCAGGACGAGTTGGAGATGCCTCCACCAACTCCACGGAGCAAACCAGTCAAACCTGGCAGAAAAGGCAAAG TGTCTGGAGGAGTGACCACCGCTCATCAGGTCCCGGCTGTCTCCCAGTCAGCGTACTCGCCTCCCACCCCAGAAACACCAgactccatcctctccacccctccacaGACACTCATGAGCAAGAGCTTGCCCCCTGTGCTTCCAATTGAACAAAGCATCCCCACCATTACAAGTCTGCCTCCCACACAGCCCACTGCTAAG AAAAAAGGTGTGAAGAGGAAAGCGGACACAACCACCCCGACAACCGTTGCCATGCCGATCATGAGCACAATGGGCGTCAGCGGCATCAGCCTGGGAATGGGCGATGGGCACAACTCGCCGCTCACCCTGACTTCTCTTGGGGTGGACCATAACTCGGGCCTGGGGATGAACCAAGGCCTCAGCATGAGCCAGGGGATGGGTTTGGGATTAGGGATGGGCATGGGCATGGGCATGGGTATGGGAATGGGTATGGGTCGTGGGACGGTGATGATGGGTACCAAAGCAGCAGGGAACAGCAGGAGAGGAGCGAGCGGACGGCCCATCAAGCCTCCCAAGAAGGACTTACCAGATTCCATCTTGCCGACGCCGGTGCGCCGCAGCAAGCTGAGCCCTCAGCTGCGCTACTGCAATGGTGTCCTGAAGGAGCTGCTTTCTAAGAAGCATGCGGCGTACGCCTGGCCGTTCTACAAGCCCGTCGACGCCTCGACACTGGGTCTTCACGACTACCACGACATCATTAAGCAGCCCATGGACCTCAGCAGCATCAAG CGAAAGATGGACGGCAGAGAGTATCGTGACGCTCAGCAGTTCTCCGCCGACGTTAGACTGATGTTCTCCAACTGCTACAAGTACAACCCCCCCGATCACGACGTGGTGGCCATGGCCAGGAAACTCCAG GACGTCTTTGAGTTCTGCTTTGCCAAGATGCCAGATGAGGCTCCGGCACCGCCtagctcctcatcttcctcgtcttcgtcttcctcctcatcagagAGCGAGCTCAGCAGTGAGAGTgaggagagcgagagcagcCCCAGCTCTgactcagaggaggagagggcgaacCGGCTGGCGGAGCTGCAAGAACAG CTGAAAGCTGTGCACGAGCAGCTCACTGCGCTCTCCCAGGGCCCCATCGTCAAGcccaagaaaaagaaggagaagaaggacaagaagaagaagaagaaggtagaAAAGGAGAAGCATCGGCGGGTAGAGGAGGAgccgccgccaccacccccCGTCAAGCCGGTCAAGGCCCCCAAAATCACCAAGACTCCAAAGGCAAAGACCAACCGAGCGGTGGCCTGTCCCGTCATACCCGTAAAGAAGGCCCCGAGCAAGAAGAACAACAAGAGCAA AGCCAAAAAGAGCGGCATGATGTTCAGCATGCCCCCGCCGGTCCACGATCCCATTGTGAGTCACTTCGACtccgacgaggaggaggagacggcgcCCATGTCGTACGACGAGAAGCGCCAGCTCAGCCTGGACATCAACAAGCTGCCCGGTGAGAAGCTTGGCCGTGTGGTCTACATCATCCAGTCCCGCGAGCCCTCGCTCCGCGACACCAACCCAGAGGAGATCGAGATCGACTTTGAGACACTGAAGCCGTCGACGCTGCGAGAGCTGGAGAGATACGTCATGACGTGTCTGAGGAAGAAACCACGGAAGCCGTATG CAAGTAAAACGAACAGTGCTGGCAAGTCCCGGGAAGAACTCGCTctggagaagcagctggagctggaaaGGAGGCTGATGGACGTCAGCGGTCAGCTCAACTCTGGGAAGAAGCCCACGAAGACCAAGC AGAAACCGGCCACCGACACACACATCCAGCCGTCGCGTCTCAGCGCCAGCAGCTCGTCCTCggactcctcctcttcatcctcttcctcctcatcctcggaCACAAGCGAATCAGACTCTGGCTGA
- the brd2a gene encoding bromodomain-containing protein 2a isoform X1, whose amino-acid sequence MDMAVNPLLDSSLIGVDVGFMGVTAMDQGSGAAGKRIRKPSLLYEGFESPGMPPISQMTALGPPQPPVKDPNRQGKMTNQLQFLQKVLLKSLWRHHFAWPFHEPVDAAKLSLPDYHKIIKNPMDMGTIKRRLENNYYRSATECMQDFNTMFTNCYIYNKPTDDIVLMAQSLEKAFLQKVAQMPQDELEMPPPTPRSKPVKPGRKGKVSGGVTTAHQVPAVSQSAYSPPTPETPDSILSTPPQTLMSKSLPPVLPIEQSIPTITSLPPTQPTAKKKGVKRKADTTTPTTVAMPIMSTMGVSGISLGMGDGHNSPLTLTSLGVDHNSGLGMNQGLSMSQGMGLGLGMGMGMGMGMGMGMGRGTVMMGTKAAGNSRRGASGRPIKPPKKDLPDSILPTPVRRSKLSPQLRYCNGVLKELLSKKHAAYAWPFYKPVDASTLGLHDYHDIIKQPMDLSSIKRKMDGREYRDAQQFSADVRLMFSNCYKYNPPDHDVVAMARKLQDVFEFCFAKMPDEAPAPPSSSSSSSSSSSSSESELSSESEESESSPSSDSEEERANRLAELQEQLKAVHEQLTALSQGPIVKPKKKKEKKDKKKKKKVEKEKHRRVEEEPPPPPPVKPVKAPKITKTPKAKTNRAVACPVIPVKKAPSKKNNKSKAKKSGMMFSMPPPVHDPIVSHFDSDEEEETAPMSYDEKRQLSLDINKLPGEKLGRVVYIIQSREPSLRDTNPEEIEIDFETLKPSTLRELERYVMTCLRKKPRKPYASKTNSAGKSREELALEKQLELERRLMDVSGQLNSGKKPTKTKPEKPATDTHIQPSRLSASSSSSDSSSSSSSSSSSDTSESDSG is encoded by the exons ATGGATATGGCTGTTAACCCGCTCCTTGACAG CTCCCTTATTGGGGTTGATGTTGGCTTCATGGGAGTCACAGCGATGGACCAGGGTTCTGGCGCCGCTGGAAAACGCATCCGAAAACCCTCACTGCTCTACGAGGGCTTTGAGAGTCCTGGGATGCCCCCCATCAGTCAGATGACCGCGTTGGGACCCCCGCAGCCCCCGGTGAAAGACCCCAACCGACAGGGCAAGATGACCAACCAACTCCAGTTCCTACAGAAAGTCCTGCTCAAGTCTTTGTGGCGGCATCACTTTGCCTGGCCCTTCCATGAACCTGTAGACGCAGCCAAGCTCAGCCTGCCC gACTATCATAAGATCATCAAAAATCCCATGGACATGGGCACCATTAAGAGGAGGTTGGAGAATAACTACTACCGCAGTGCCACCGAGTGCATGCAGGACTTCAACACCATGTTTACCAACTGCTACATTTataacaag CCCACAGATGATATCGTACTCATGGCCCAATCCCTGGAGAAGGCATTCTTGCAGAAAGTGGCTCAGATGCCCCAGGACGAGTTGGAGATGCCTCCACCAACTCCACGGAGCAAACCAGTCAAACCTGGCAGAAAAGGCAAAG TGTCTGGAGGAGTGACCACCGCTCATCAGGTCCCGGCTGTCTCCCAGTCAGCGTACTCGCCTCCCACCCCAGAAACACCAgactccatcctctccacccctccacaGACACTCATGAGCAAGAGCTTGCCCCCTGTGCTTCCAATTGAACAAAGCATCCCCACCATTACAAGTCTGCCTCCCACACAGCCCACTGCTAAG AAAAAAGGTGTGAAGAGGAAAGCGGACACAACCACCCCGACAACCGTTGCCATGCCGATCATGAGCACAATGGGCGTCAGCGGCATCAGCCTGGGAATGGGCGATGGGCACAACTCGCCGCTCACCCTGACTTCTCTTGGGGTGGACCATAACTCGGGCCTGGGGATGAACCAAGGCCTCAGCATGAGCCAGGGGATGGGTTTGGGATTAGGGATGGGCATGGGCATGGGCATGGGTATGGGAATGGGTATGGGTCGTGGGACGGTGATGATGGGTACCAAAGCAGCAGGGAACAGCAGGAGAGGAGCGAGCGGACGGCCCATCAAGCCTCCCAAGAAGGACTTACCAGATTCCATCTTGCCGACGCCGGTGCGCCGCAGCAAGCTGAGCCCTCAGCTGCGCTACTGCAATGGTGTCCTGAAGGAGCTGCTTTCTAAGAAGCATGCGGCGTACGCCTGGCCGTTCTACAAGCCCGTCGACGCCTCGACACTGGGTCTTCACGACTACCACGACATCATTAAGCAGCCCATGGACCTCAGCAGCATCAAG CGAAAGATGGACGGCAGAGAGTATCGTGACGCTCAGCAGTTCTCCGCCGACGTTAGACTGATGTTCTCCAACTGCTACAAGTACAACCCCCCCGATCACGACGTGGTGGCCATGGCCAGGAAACTCCAG GACGTCTTTGAGTTCTGCTTTGCCAAGATGCCAGATGAGGCTCCGGCACCGCCtagctcctcatcttcctcgtcttcgtcttcctcctcatcagagAGCGAGCTCAGCAGTGAGAGTgaggagagcgagagcagcCCCAGCTCTgactcagaggaggagagggcgaacCGGCTGGCGGAGCTGCAAGAACAG CTGAAAGCTGTGCACGAGCAGCTCACTGCGCTCTCCCAGGGCCCCATCGTCAAGcccaagaaaaagaaggagaagaaggacaagaagaagaagaagaaggtagaAAAGGAGAAGCATCGGCGGGTAGAGGAGGAgccgccgccaccacccccCGTCAAGCCGGTCAAGGCCCCCAAAATCACCAAGACTCCAAAGGCAAAGACCAACCGAGCGGTGGCCTGTCCCGTCATACCCGTAAAGAAGGCCCCGAGCAAGAAGAACAACAAGAGCAA AGCCAAAAAGAGCGGCATGATGTTCAGCATGCCCCCGCCGGTCCACGATCCCATTGTGAGTCACTTCGACtccgacgaggaggaggagacggcgcCCATGTCGTACGACGAGAAGCGCCAGCTCAGCCTGGACATCAACAAGCTGCCCGGTGAGAAGCTTGGCCGTGTGGTCTACATCATCCAGTCCCGCGAGCCCTCGCTCCGCGACACCAACCCAGAGGAGATCGAGATCGACTTTGAGACACTGAAGCCGTCGACGCTGCGAGAGCTGGAGAGATACGTCATGACGTGTCTGAGGAAGAAACCACGGAAGCCGTATG CAAGTAAAACGAACAGTGCTGGCAAGTCCCGGGAAGAACTCGCTctggagaagcagctggagctggaaaGGAGGCTGATGGACGTCAGCGGTCAGCTCAACTCTGGGAAGAAGCCCACGAAGACCAAGC cAGAGAAACCGGCCACCGACACACACATCCAGCCGTCGCGTCTCAGCGCCAGCAGCTCGTCCTCggactcctcctcttcatcctcttcctcctcatcctcggaCACAAGCGAATCAGACTCTGGCTGA
- the brd2a gene encoding bromodomain-containing protein 2a isoform X3: protein MGVTAMDQGSGAAGKRIRKPSLLYEGFESPGMPPISQMTALGPPQPPVKDPNRQGKMTNQLQFLQKVLLKSLWRHHFAWPFHEPVDAAKLSLPDYHKIIKNPMDMGTIKRRLENNYYRSATECMQDFNTMFTNCYIYNKPTDDIVLMAQSLEKAFLQKVAQMPQDELEMPPPTPRSKPVKPGRKGKVSGGVTTAHQVPAVSQSAYSPPTPETPDSILSTPPQTLMSKSLPPVLPIEQSIPTITSLPPTQPTAKKKGVKRKADTTTPTTVAMPIMSTMGVSGISLGMGDGHNSPLTLTSLGVDHNSGLGMNQGLSMSQGMGLGLGMGMGMGMGMGMGMGRGTVMMGTKAAGNSRRGASGRPIKPPKKDLPDSILPTPVRRSKLSPQLRYCNGVLKELLSKKHAAYAWPFYKPVDASTLGLHDYHDIIKQPMDLSSIKRKMDGREYRDAQQFSADVRLMFSNCYKYNPPDHDVVAMARKLQDVFEFCFAKMPDEAPAPPSSSSSSSSSSSSSESELSSESEESESSPSSDSEEERANRLAELQEQLKAVHEQLTALSQGPIVKPKKKKEKKDKKKKKKVEKEKHRRVEEEPPPPPPVKPVKAPKITKTPKAKTNRAVACPVIPVKKAPSKKNNKSKAKKSGMMFSMPPPVHDPIVSHFDSDEEEETAPMSYDEKRQLSLDINKLPGEKLGRVVYIIQSREPSLRDTNPEEIEIDFETLKPSTLRELERYVMTCLRKKPRKPYASKTNSAGKSREELALEKQLELERRLMDVSGQLNSGKKPTKTKPEKPATDTHIQPSRLSASSSSSDSSSSSSSSSSSDTSESDSG from the exons ATGGGAGTCACAGCGATGGACCAGGGTTCTGGCGCCGCTGGAAAACGCATCCGAAAACCCTCACTGCTCTACGAGGGCTTTGAGAGTCCTGGGATGCCCCCCATCAGTCAGATGACCGCGTTGGGACCCCCGCAGCCCCCGGTGAAAGACCCCAACCGACAGGGCAAGATGACCAACCAACTCCAGTTCCTACAGAAAGTCCTGCTCAAGTCTTTGTGGCGGCATCACTTTGCCTGGCCCTTCCATGAACCTGTAGACGCAGCCAAGCTCAGCCTGCCC gACTATCATAAGATCATCAAAAATCCCATGGACATGGGCACCATTAAGAGGAGGTTGGAGAATAACTACTACCGCAGTGCCACCGAGTGCATGCAGGACTTCAACACCATGTTTACCAACTGCTACATTTataacaag CCCACAGATGATATCGTACTCATGGCCCAATCCCTGGAGAAGGCATTCTTGCAGAAAGTGGCTCAGATGCCCCAGGACGAGTTGGAGATGCCTCCACCAACTCCACGGAGCAAACCAGTCAAACCTGGCAGAAAAGGCAAAG TGTCTGGAGGAGTGACCACCGCTCATCAGGTCCCGGCTGTCTCCCAGTCAGCGTACTCGCCTCCCACCCCAGAAACACCAgactccatcctctccacccctccacaGACACTCATGAGCAAGAGCTTGCCCCCTGTGCTTCCAATTGAACAAAGCATCCCCACCATTACAAGTCTGCCTCCCACACAGCCCACTGCTAAG AAAAAAGGTGTGAAGAGGAAAGCGGACACAACCACCCCGACAACCGTTGCCATGCCGATCATGAGCACAATGGGCGTCAGCGGCATCAGCCTGGGAATGGGCGATGGGCACAACTCGCCGCTCACCCTGACTTCTCTTGGGGTGGACCATAACTCGGGCCTGGGGATGAACCAAGGCCTCAGCATGAGCCAGGGGATGGGTTTGGGATTAGGGATGGGCATGGGCATGGGCATGGGTATGGGAATGGGTATGGGTCGTGGGACGGTGATGATGGGTACCAAAGCAGCAGGGAACAGCAGGAGAGGAGCGAGCGGACGGCCCATCAAGCCTCCCAAGAAGGACTTACCAGATTCCATCTTGCCGACGCCGGTGCGCCGCAGCAAGCTGAGCCCTCAGCTGCGCTACTGCAATGGTGTCCTGAAGGAGCTGCTTTCTAAGAAGCATGCGGCGTACGCCTGGCCGTTCTACAAGCCCGTCGACGCCTCGACACTGGGTCTTCACGACTACCACGACATCATTAAGCAGCCCATGGACCTCAGCAGCATCAAG CGAAAGATGGACGGCAGAGAGTATCGTGACGCTCAGCAGTTCTCCGCCGACGTTAGACTGATGTTCTCCAACTGCTACAAGTACAACCCCCCCGATCACGACGTGGTGGCCATGGCCAGGAAACTCCAG GACGTCTTTGAGTTCTGCTTTGCCAAGATGCCAGATGAGGCTCCGGCACCGCCtagctcctcatcttcctcgtcttcgtcttcctcctcatcagagAGCGAGCTCAGCAGTGAGAGTgaggagagcgagagcagcCCCAGCTCTgactcagaggaggagagggcgaacCGGCTGGCGGAGCTGCAAGAACAG CTGAAAGCTGTGCACGAGCAGCTCACTGCGCTCTCCCAGGGCCCCATCGTCAAGcccaagaaaaagaaggagaagaaggacaagaagaagaagaagaaggtagaAAAGGAGAAGCATCGGCGGGTAGAGGAGGAgccgccgccaccacccccCGTCAAGCCGGTCAAGGCCCCCAAAATCACCAAGACTCCAAAGGCAAAGACCAACCGAGCGGTGGCCTGTCCCGTCATACCCGTAAAGAAGGCCCCGAGCAAGAAGAACAACAAGAGCAA AGCCAAAAAGAGCGGCATGATGTTCAGCATGCCCCCGCCGGTCCACGATCCCATTGTGAGTCACTTCGACtccgacgaggaggaggagacggcgcCCATGTCGTACGACGAGAAGCGCCAGCTCAGCCTGGACATCAACAAGCTGCCCGGTGAGAAGCTTGGCCGTGTGGTCTACATCATCCAGTCCCGCGAGCCCTCGCTCCGCGACACCAACCCAGAGGAGATCGAGATCGACTTTGAGACACTGAAGCCGTCGACGCTGCGAGAGCTGGAGAGATACGTCATGACGTGTCTGAGGAAGAAACCACGGAAGCCGTATG CAAGTAAAACGAACAGTGCTGGCAAGTCCCGGGAAGAACTCGCTctggagaagcagctggagctggaaaGGAGGCTGATGGACGTCAGCGGTCAGCTCAACTCTGGGAAGAAGCCCACGAAGACCAAGC cAGAGAAACCGGCCACCGACACACACATCCAGCCGTCGCGTCTCAGCGCCAGCAGCTCGTCCTCggactcctcctcttcatcctcttcctcctcatcctcggaCACAAGCGAATCAGACTCTGGCTGA